A section of the Spirosoma pollinicola genome encodes:
- the pcaB gene encoding 3-carboxy-cis,cis-muconate cycloisomerase, with translation MSLYRTLFYQPDVNALYSDEATVAYMLWAESALARAQALHGLIPGWAADAIAASCNSQLIDINQLVNTIPLGANACIPLVKQLTTLVEKQSPEASPYIHFGATSQDIIDTATMLQSRDAVLFIQKDLHRLIAQLTALAVEHDQTPMVGRTLLQQAKPITFGFKVRTWLDGLGRSSSRLENLFSETFALQLGGAVGDLKSMGSAGPAIAQTMADDLGLYNPTMAWHTQRDRIADIAAKLGILVGAVAKIATDISLMMQTEVGEVLEPAGAGKGGSSAMPHKRNPVSSVAIRAIAGRTPNLVATLFGCLMQDHERASGAWHAEWEPLAELIQLTAGAVHQAVVMTDGLVVNVEQMRKNLDATNGLLFAENVALALAPKIGKSQATAFIETACWESQQAGQHLNVYLSNQPLIQQHFTPGELATLFDPTR, from the coding sequence ATGAGCTTATACAGAACCCTATTTTATCAACCAGACGTCAACGCGCTTTATTCCGACGAAGCAACCGTTGCTTATATGCTTTGGGCGGAGTCGGCACTGGCGCGGGCGCAGGCCCTTCATGGCCTCATTCCCGGTTGGGCCGCCGATGCGATTGCTGCTAGTTGCAACAGTCAGTTGATTGATATAAACCAGTTGGTCAATACCATTCCCCTGGGTGCCAACGCCTGTATTCCATTGGTAAAACAACTGACGACTCTGGTGGAAAAGCAATCTCCTGAAGCCTCCCCCTACATTCATTTTGGGGCTACCAGTCAGGATATTATCGACACAGCTACCATGCTTCAAAGCCGGGATGCGGTACTATTCATTCAAAAAGACCTACACCGGCTCATTGCCCAACTTACTGCTCTGGCTGTCGAACATGACCAGACGCCAATGGTGGGTCGAACGCTCCTGCAACAAGCCAAACCAATTACTTTTGGCTTTAAGGTGCGTACCTGGCTCGATGGACTTGGGCGTTCGTCAAGTAGACTAGAGAACTTATTTTCCGAGACTTTTGCCCTTCAACTTGGTGGTGCGGTAGGTGACCTGAAATCAATGGGTTCAGCAGGCCCGGCCATCGCCCAAACTATGGCCGACGATCTCGGGCTATATAATCCGACAATGGCCTGGCATACCCAGCGCGACCGCATCGCCGACATTGCCGCCAAGCTGGGAATACTTGTGGGTGCCGTCGCCAAAATCGCTACCGACATTAGTTTGATGATGCAAACCGAAGTGGGCGAAGTGCTGGAACCTGCCGGGGCAGGCAAAGGAGGTTCATCGGCCATGCCTCACAAACGTAATCCGGTTTCGTCGGTCGCTATCCGGGCTATTGCCGGGCGTACCCCTAACCTGGTTGCCACACTTTTCGGCTGCCTGATGCAGGATCATGAACGAGCCAGTGGAGCCTGGCATGCCGAATGGGAACCGTTGGCAGAGCTGATTCAGCTTACGGCGGGGGCTGTTCATCAGGCTGTAGTGATGACGGATGGATTGGTTGTGAACGTCGAACAGATGCGAAAAAACCTTGACGCCACAAACGGGCTGCTCTTTGCCGAAAACGTGGCTCTGGCCTTGGCGCCTAAAATTGGCAAGTCGCAGGCAACCGCTTTTATTGAAACGGCCTGTTGGGAATCTCAACAGGCAGGCCAACACCTTAACGTTTACCTTTCTAACCAACCCTTAATACAACAGCATTTCACCCCCGGCGAACTGGCTACCCTCTTTGATCCGACTCGTTGA